The following proteins are encoded in a genomic region of Pelodictyon phaeoclathratiforme BU-1:
- a CDS encoding formylglycine-generating enzyme family protein, which produces MTERLRSVYEDDDRFNKDHQPVVGVSWYAAKAYCYWLSCLETGCMDAGLYRLPTEIEWEYCASGKEQRPYPWGSSSPTQQRANYKMSKKETTTLVGVYPDGATPDGLYDMAGNVWEWMEHRNENEKEKERFFLRGGSWDTTPDYLRCSAPGFQSPFYSSSEIGFRVVRSASPS; this is translated from the coding sequence TTGACAGAGCGCTTACGTTCCGTTTATGAAGATGATGACCGATTCAACAAGGATCATCAACCGGTGGTTGGGGTAAGCTGGTATGCCGCAAAAGCGTATTGCTACTGGCTTTCATGTCTTGAAACGGGATGCATGGATGCAGGATTGTATCGGCTGCCGACAGAGATTGAGTGGGAATATTGTGCCAGCGGCAAGGAACAACGCCCCTATCCATGGGGCAGTTCTTCTCCAACGCAGCAACGTGCAAATTATAAGATGAGCAAGAAAGAGACAACAACACTGGTTGGTGTTTATCCCGATGGTGCGACTCCTGACGGGTTGTATGATATGGCAGGAAATGTGTGGGAGTGGATGGAACACAGGAATGAGAATGAGAAAGAAAAAGAGCGTTTTTTCTTGAGAGGCGGTTCGTGGGACACTACTCCCGATTATCTGCGCTGCTCAGCTCCCGGTTTTCAGAGTCCGTTTTATAGTTCCTCCGAGATTGGTTTTCGGGTTGTTCGTTCTGCTTCTCCGTCATGA